From Pseudomonas putida, one genomic window encodes:
- a CDS encoding polyamine ABC transporter substrate-binding protein, translating to MLLSKRVTAVLSASLLTLACQATQAADSLNFVSWGGTTQDAQKEAWAVPFSKSTNIKVVQDGPTDYGKLKAMVESGNVQWDVVDVEADFALRAASEGLLEPLDFNTIARDKIDPRFVSDHGVGSFFFSFVLGYNEGKLGANKPVDWTALFDTKTYPGKRALYKWPSPGVLELALLADGVPADKLYPLDLDRAFKKLDTIKKDIVWWGGGAQSQQLLASGEASLGQFWNGRVYALQQDGAPVGVSWKQNLVMADFLVIPKGAKNKDAAMKFLAQASSAEGQADFANKTAYAPVNLDSVAKLDKDLAQNLPTAYAQDQVTLDFAYWAKNGQAIAARWNEWLVK from the coding sequence ATGCTGTTGAGCAAACGTGTAACCGCAGTGCTGTCCGCCAGCCTGCTGACCCTGGCATGTCAGGCGACCCAGGCCGCTGACAGCCTCAACTTCGTCAGCTGGGGCGGTACCACCCAGGACGCCCAGAAAGAAGCATGGGCCGTACCTTTCAGCAAATCGACCAACATCAAAGTGGTACAGGACGGCCCGACCGACTACGGCAAGCTCAAAGCCATGGTCGAGAGCGGCAACGTGCAGTGGGACGTGGTCGACGTGGAAGCCGACTTCGCCCTGCGTGCCGCCAGTGAGGGCCTGCTCGAACCCCTCGATTTCAACACCATCGCGCGCGACAAGATCGACCCACGCTTCGTCTCCGACCATGGCGTCGGTTCGTTCTTCTTCTCGTTCGTGCTCGGCTACAACGAAGGCAAGCTCGGCGCCAACAAACCGGTGGACTGGACCGCGCTGTTCGACACCAAGACCTACCCCGGCAAACGCGCCCTGTACAAGTGGCCGAGCCCCGGCGTACTGGAACTGGCCCTGCTGGCTGACGGCGTGCCGGCTGACAAGCTCTACCCGCTGGACCTGGACCGCGCCTTCAAGAAGCTCGACACCATCAAGAAAGACATCGTCTGGTGGGGCGGTGGTGCCCAGTCGCAGCAATTGCTGGCCTCCGGTGAAGCCTCGCTTGGCCAGTTCTGGAACGGCCGCGTCTACGCCCTGCAGCAAGATGGAGCGCCAGTGGGCGTGAGCTGGAAGCAGAACCTGGTCATGGCCGATTTCCTGGTCATCCCCAAGGGCGCCAAGAACAAGGACGCGGCCATGAAGTTCCTGGCCCAGGCCAGCAGCGCCGAAGGCCAGGCCGATTTCGCCAACAAGACCGCCTACGCGCCGGTGAACCTGGACAGCGTGGCCAAGCTCGACAAAGACCTCGCGCAGAACCTGCCAACCGCCTACGCCCAGGACCAGGTAACCCTGGACTTCGCCTACTGGGCCAAGAACGGCCAGGCCATCGCCGCGCGCTGGAATGAGTGGTTGGTGAAATGA
- a CDS encoding ABC transporter permease yields the protein MKVAINALQNAQGAPTGAGAPGTAPRRMSLGQRWKGSRNLLPALLFLGLFFFAPLIGLLLRGVLEPVPGLGNYEQLFANSAYARVLFNTFSVAGVVTLISVLLGFPLAWAITLVPNGWGRWLLNIVLLSMWTSLLARTYSWLVLLQGSGVINKALMALGIIDAPLEMVHNLTGVVIGMSYIMIPFIVLPLQATMHAIDPMVLQAGSICGASPWTNFWKVFLPLCRSGLFSGALMVFVMSLGYYVTPALLGGAQNMMLPEFIIQQVQSFLNWGLASAAAALLVVITLVLFYLYLKLQPESPVGNAR from the coding sequence ATGAAAGTCGCCATCAACGCCCTGCAAAACGCGCAAGGTGCCCCCACGGGCGCTGGCGCCCCCGGGACGGCCCCGCGCCGCATGAGCCTCGGCCAGCGCTGGAAAGGCAGCCGCAACCTGTTGCCTGCCCTGCTGTTCCTTGGCCTGTTCTTCTTCGCCCCGCTGATCGGCCTGTTGCTGCGTGGGGTGCTGGAGCCCGTGCCGGGGCTGGGCAACTACGAGCAGCTGTTCGCCAACTCGGCGTATGCGCGGGTCTTGTTCAACACCTTTTCGGTTGCCGGCGTCGTCACCCTGATCAGCGTGTTGCTGGGCTTCCCGCTGGCCTGGGCAATTACCCTGGTGCCCAACGGCTGGGGCCGCTGGTTGCTGAACATCGTGCTGTTGTCGATGTGGACCAGCCTGTTGGCGCGCACTTACTCGTGGCTGGTGCTGCTGCAGGGTTCGGGGGTGATCAACAAGGCGTTGATGGCGCTGGGCATCATCGATGCCCCGCTGGAAATGGTGCACAACCTGACCGGCGTGGTGATCGGCATGAGCTACATCATGATCCCGTTCATCGTGCTGCCACTGCAGGCGACCATGCACGCCATCGACCCGATGGTGCTGCAGGCTGGCTCCATCTGCGGCGCAAGCCCCTGGACCAACTTCTGGAAGGTGTTCCTGCCGCTGTGCCGCTCGGGGCTGTTCTCCGGTGCGCTGATGGTGTTCGTCATGTCGCTGGGCTACTACGTCACCCCAGCCCTGCTGGGTGGCGCGCAGAACATGATGCTGCCCGAATTCATCATCCAGCAGGTGCAATCGTTCCTCAATTGGGGCCTGGCCAGCGCCGCCGCCGCACTGCTGGTGGTCATCACCCTGGTGCTCTTCTACCTGTACCTGAAGCTGCAACCGGAGTCCCCGGTCGGCAACGCGAGGTAA